The following proteins are co-located in the Triticum aestivum cultivar Chinese Spring chromosome 1A, IWGSC CS RefSeq v2.1, whole genome shotgun sequence genome:
- the LOC123181594 gene encoding uncharacterized protein, producing MACHWSAALLWLWAALLLRLAAVGKPPAVVAGPVSRAEEARLFHMYYGQGFKVIKNAWDGKSYLLMQLLGVLENLKGITSPQVASQCVLQAYATGNVQLVNRTDTGKLSQFRAHFVSTD from the exons ATGGCGTGCCACTGGAGCGCAGCGCTGCTGTGGCTGTGGGCGGCTCTGCTGCTGCGCCTCGCGGCCGTGGGCAAGCCGCCCGCGGTGGTGGCCGGGCCGGTGTCCCGGGCGGAGGAGGCGAGGCTGTTCCACATGTACTACGGGCAGGGCTTCAAGGTCATCAAGAACGCCTGGGACGGCAAGAGCTATCTCCTCATGCAG CTACTTGGGGTGCTGGAGAACTTGAAAGGGATAACATCACCTCAGGTGGCTTCTCAGTGCGTGCTCCAGGCATATGCAACTGGAAATGTTCAGCTTGTCAACAGGACAGACACAGGTAAACTCTCGCAGTTCCGCGCGCATTTCGTGAGCACGGATTAA